A window of Malania oleifera isolate guangnan ecotype guangnan chromosome 5, ASM2987363v1, whole genome shotgun sequence contains these coding sequences:
- the LOC131155403 gene encoding TPR repeat-containing protein ZIP4 isoform X2 has translation MRISEISSPDGRPADQDNSHVHILSQIEAFVKQIENLSPGNLLPAIFSSNLRHYLTQLTSLSPIPNTVKLHLWKLSYRLWNSCIDLSNAAGIKCSKADGVAVEELVKLRHVAADFLSLGGDVTGIPSPFLKSASFYFKTGLLWHDLEHFELASACFEKATDLVSKININEMSDAGERNLLLDLHIARSRTAWEVSDKNLAIHLLNRAKALPFGFAEHHKALVNQYLSFGKAHLSKNMVNEALKLMNEGLSLCERGLTAAGTRTEAVDLKGLRSKCLRFIAAVHLQGGEFDSVLKCVRVLREESTDHHPCLFVLAMKAWLGLGRYEEAEKELRGMVVSKGIPEGVWMSAVEAYFESAGSAGAETLKGVFLGFLGGCRVSAGAVLRLFHRVVGDGGGSIEGSWVRAKVVAELAADDRVLALFAGEAAAKGRTAMHTILWNCAADHFRLKDYETSAEMFEKSMLYVPYDIESRIVRAKGFRVLCLCHLGLSQLDRAQEYINEAEKFKIYLQKHDHNGAINQMQAMVTCLDFTPDFLSLSAHEAIACCALPVAVASLSNLLTFYSSGKTMPTMEAAVLRTLVTILTQDPGNEPEILKYMNVALARTAELGADCFFGKGEVGRREQNWFAVSSWNFGTKIGKEKNYELCAKFFRLASEFYGVTVDGGAEGNSVMACKSLILAVSAMIASEKQRDAVLLDSEVKQAIELLDKAGKMLKIISTGGRVAEDQITTIGPDMFFMYTFNMYDLCGRLNDLVPQQLLLVKSFAAAKNPNPKHLLQIGLAASEGPRSNPEVAIFALNACLSAFLSSSSPDYENVALIFRKLIAVAAVHKGDTDDDVVYGMYKQAYKIMVGLREWEYPNQEGKWLVMTAWNRAALPVRLGQTDVAKKWMNIGLELAGKVPGMETYRACMQDFITSWEKDRGNCEDKSTS, from the exons ATGAGAATTTCCGAGATCTCATCGCCGGATGGCCGGCCTGCCGACCAAGACAATTCTCACGTTCACATTCTGTCGCAAATCGAAGCCTTCGTCAAGCAGATCGAAAACCTCTCGCCGGGAAACCTCCTTCCGGCCATCTTCTCCTCCAACCTCCGTCATTACCTCACTCAGCTCACCTCTCTCTCACCCATTCCCAACACCGTTAAACTCCATCTGTGGAAGCTCAGCTACCGCCTCTGGAACTCATGCATCGACCTCTCCAACGCCGCCGGCATTAAATGCTCCAAGGCCGACGGCGTTGCCGTTGAAGAGCTCGTTAAACTCCGGCACGTCGCCGCAGACTTCCTCTCTCTCGGTGGTGACGTTACCGGAATCCCGTCGCCTTTTTTAAAGTCCGCCTCTTTCTACTTCAAGACTGGCCTTCTTTGGCATGATCTCGAACACTTTGAACTCGCTTCGGCTTGCTTCGAGAAAGCCACGGATCTGGTCTCCAAGATCAACATCAACGAGATGTCAGACGCCGGAGAGCGAAATCTTCTATTAGATCTTCATATTGCAAGATCTCGTACTGCGTGGGAAGTTTCAGACAAAAACCTAGCGATCCATTTACTGAACCGAGCGAAAGCCCTGCCCTTCGGCTTTGCAGAGCACCATAAAGCATTGGTCAACCAGTACTTGAGCTTCGGAAAGGCTCATCTGTCGAAGAACATGGTGAACGAGGCTTTGAAGCTGATGAATGAAGGTTTAAGTCTCTGTGAGAGGGGATTGACTGCGGCGGGGACACGGACCGAAGCGGTGGATCTGAAGGGATTGAGATCCAAGTGCTTGAGATTCATTGCGGCTGTCCATTTGCAGGGAGGCGAGTTTGATAGTGTTCTGAAATGTGTCAGGGTTTTGAGAGAAGAGAGCACGGATCACCATCCTTGTTTGTTTGTGTTGGCAATGAAGGCGTGGTTGGGATTAGGGAGATATGAGGAGGCAGAGAAGGAGCTGAGGGGAATGGTGGTGAGTAAGGGAATACCAGAAGGCGTCTGGATGTCGGCAGTGGAGGCCTACTTTGAGTCTGCAGGGTCTGCAGGGGCAGAGACGCTGAAGGGAGTGTTTTTGGGGTTCCTAGGAGGGTGTCGTGTCAGTGCAGGTGCAGTATTGAGATTGTTTCATCGGGTAGTGGGTGATGGTGGTGGCAGCATTGAGGGGTCATGGGTGAGGGCAAAGGTGGTGGCAGAGCTGGCGGCAGATGACAGGGTTTTGGCACTCTTTGCTGGTGAGGCAGCAGCAAAAGGGAGGACGGCCATGCATACTATTCTGTGGAACTG TGCGGCAGATCATTTTCGATTAAAAGATTATGAGACAAGTGCAGAGATGTTCGAGAAGTCAATGCTTTATGTTCCTTATGACATAGAGAGTAGAATTGTTCGGGCAAAAGGCTTTAGAGTTTTGTGCCTCTGCCACCTTGGCCTGTCCCAGCTAGATCGAGCCCAAGAATACATTAATGAGGCTGAAAAG TTCAAAATCTATCTGCAAAAGCATGATCACAATGGTGCTATTAATCAGATGCAAGCAATGGTGACCTGCCTTGACTTCACTCCAGATTTCCTCTCCCTCTCAGCCCATGAAGCTATTGCTTGCTGTGCCCTTCCAGTAGCTGTCGCCTCTCTATCTAATCTCCTGACTTTCTACTCCTCGGGGAAAACCATGCCAACCATGGAAGCAGCAGTGCTACGCACACTAGTCACAATCCTCACTCAAGATCCTGGCAATGAGCCAGAGATCCTCAAATATATGAATGTTGCACTTGCCCGAACAGCTGAGCTTGGAGCTGATTGCTTCTTTGGAAAAGGGGAGGTTGGAAGACGGGAACAGAATTGGTTTGCAGTGAGTTCATGGAATTTTGGTACCAAAATTGGAAAGGAGAAAAATTATGAACTCTGTGCAAAATTCTTCAGATTAGCATCAGAATTTTATGGTGTTACAGTTGATGGGGGAGCTGAGGGAAACAGTGTCATGGCGTGCAAATCATTGATATTGGCTGTATCTGCCATGATTGCCTCTGAGAAGCAAAGAGACGCTGTGCTGCTAGACAGTGAAGTGAAACAAGCCATTGAATTGCTAGACAAAGCTGGAAAG ATGCTAAAAATAATCTCAACTGGGGGCCGAGTTGCTGAGGATCAAATCACAACTATTGGACCTGATATGTTCTTCATGTACACCTTCAACATGTACGATCTATGTGGAAGGCTCAATGATTTAGTGCCCCAGCAGCTCCTCCTTGTGAAGAGCTTTGCAGCAGCAAAGAACCCCAATCCCAAGCACTTACTCCAGATTGGCCTTGCTGCATCAGAGGGACCACGTTCCAACCCTGAAGTAGCCATCTTTGCCTTAAATGCTTGCCTCTCAGCCTTTCTTTCTTCCTCTTCACCGGACTATGAAAATGTGGCTCTCATTTTCAGAAAGTTGATTGCAGTAGCTGCTGTTCACAAGGGTGATACAGATGACGATGTGGTGTATGGAATGTACAAACAGGCATATAAAATAATGGTGGGATTAAGGGAATGGGAGTATCCCAATCAAGAAGGTAAGTGGCTTGTCATGACAGCATGGAATCGGGCAGCGCTCCCCGTGCGGCTGGGGCAGACGGATGTAGCAAAGAAATGGATGAATATTGGGTTGGAACTTGCTGGAAAAGTCCCAGGAATGGAAACTTATAGGGCATGCATGCAGGATTTTATTACTTCCTGGGAGAAGGACCGTGGGAATTGCGAGGACAAAAGCACATCTTAG
- the LOC131155403 gene encoding TPR repeat-containing protein ZIP4 isoform X1, translated as MRISEISSPDGRPADQDNSHVHILSQIEAFVKQIENLSPGNLLPAIFSSNLRHYLTQLTSLSPIPNTVKLHLWKLSYRLWNSCIDLSNAAGIKCSKADGVAVEELVKLRHVAADFLSLGGDVTGIPSPFLKSASFYFKTGLLWHDLEHFELASACFEKATDLVSKININEMSDAGERNLLLDLHIARSRTAWEVSDKNLAIHLLNRAKALPFGFAEHHKALVNQYLSFGKAHLSKNMVNEALKLMNEGLSLCERGLTAAGTRTEAVDLKGLRSKCLRFIAAVHLQGGEFDSVLKCVRVLREESTDHHPCLFVLAMKAWLGLGRYEEAEKELRGMVVSKGIPEGVWMSAVEAYFESAGSAGAETLKGVFLGFLGGCRVSAGAVLRLFHRVVGDGGGSIEGSWVRAKVVAELAADDRVLALFAGEAAAKGRTAMHTILWNCAADHFRLKDYETSAEMFEKSMLYVPYDIESRIVRAKGFRVLCLCHLGLSQLDRAQEYINEAEKLEPKIASAFLKFKIYLQKHDHNGAINQMQAMVTCLDFTPDFLSLSAHEAIACCALPVAVASLSNLLTFYSSGKTMPTMEAAVLRTLVTILTQDPGNEPEILKYMNVALARTAELGADCFFGKGEVGRREQNWFAVSSWNFGTKIGKEKNYELCAKFFRLASEFYGVTVDGGAEGNSVMACKSLILAVSAMIASEKQRDAVLLDSEVKQAIELLDKAGKMLKIISTGGRVAEDQITTIGPDMFFMYTFNMYDLCGRLNDLVPQQLLLVKSFAAAKNPNPKHLLQIGLAASEGPRSNPEVAIFALNACLSAFLSSSSPDYENVALIFRKLIAVAAVHKGDTDDDVVYGMYKQAYKIMVGLREWEYPNQEGKWLVMTAWNRAALPVRLGQTDVAKKWMNIGLELAGKVPGMETYRACMQDFITSWEKDRGNCEDKSTS; from the exons ATGAGAATTTCCGAGATCTCATCGCCGGATGGCCGGCCTGCCGACCAAGACAATTCTCACGTTCACATTCTGTCGCAAATCGAAGCCTTCGTCAAGCAGATCGAAAACCTCTCGCCGGGAAACCTCCTTCCGGCCATCTTCTCCTCCAACCTCCGTCATTACCTCACTCAGCTCACCTCTCTCTCACCCATTCCCAACACCGTTAAACTCCATCTGTGGAAGCTCAGCTACCGCCTCTGGAACTCATGCATCGACCTCTCCAACGCCGCCGGCATTAAATGCTCCAAGGCCGACGGCGTTGCCGTTGAAGAGCTCGTTAAACTCCGGCACGTCGCCGCAGACTTCCTCTCTCTCGGTGGTGACGTTACCGGAATCCCGTCGCCTTTTTTAAAGTCCGCCTCTTTCTACTTCAAGACTGGCCTTCTTTGGCATGATCTCGAACACTTTGAACTCGCTTCGGCTTGCTTCGAGAAAGCCACGGATCTGGTCTCCAAGATCAACATCAACGAGATGTCAGACGCCGGAGAGCGAAATCTTCTATTAGATCTTCATATTGCAAGATCTCGTACTGCGTGGGAAGTTTCAGACAAAAACCTAGCGATCCATTTACTGAACCGAGCGAAAGCCCTGCCCTTCGGCTTTGCAGAGCACCATAAAGCATTGGTCAACCAGTACTTGAGCTTCGGAAAGGCTCATCTGTCGAAGAACATGGTGAACGAGGCTTTGAAGCTGATGAATGAAGGTTTAAGTCTCTGTGAGAGGGGATTGACTGCGGCGGGGACACGGACCGAAGCGGTGGATCTGAAGGGATTGAGATCCAAGTGCTTGAGATTCATTGCGGCTGTCCATTTGCAGGGAGGCGAGTTTGATAGTGTTCTGAAATGTGTCAGGGTTTTGAGAGAAGAGAGCACGGATCACCATCCTTGTTTGTTTGTGTTGGCAATGAAGGCGTGGTTGGGATTAGGGAGATATGAGGAGGCAGAGAAGGAGCTGAGGGGAATGGTGGTGAGTAAGGGAATACCAGAAGGCGTCTGGATGTCGGCAGTGGAGGCCTACTTTGAGTCTGCAGGGTCTGCAGGGGCAGAGACGCTGAAGGGAGTGTTTTTGGGGTTCCTAGGAGGGTGTCGTGTCAGTGCAGGTGCAGTATTGAGATTGTTTCATCGGGTAGTGGGTGATGGTGGTGGCAGCATTGAGGGGTCATGGGTGAGGGCAAAGGTGGTGGCAGAGCTGGCGGCAGATGACAGGGTTTTGGCACTCTTTGCTGGTGAGGCAGCAGCAAAAGGGAGGACGGCCATGCATACTATTCTGTGGAACTG TGCGGCAGATCATTTTCGATTAAAAGATTATGAGACAAGTGCAGAGATGTTCGAGAAGTCAATGCTTTATGTTCCTTATGACATAGAGAGTAGAATTGTTCGGGCAAAAGGCTTTAGAGTTTTGTGCCTCTGCCACCTTGGCCTGTCCCAGCTAGATCGAGCCCAAGAATACATTAATGAGGCTGAAAAG CTTGAACCCAAGATAGCCAGCGCTTTCCTAAAG TTCAAAATCTATCTGCAAAAGCATGATCACAATGGTGCTATTAATCAGATGCAAGCAATGGTGACCTGCCTTGACTTCACTCCAGATTTCCTCTCCCTCTCAGCCCATGAAGCTATTGCTTGCTGTGCCCTTCCAGTAGCTGTCGCCTCTCTATCTAATCTCCTGACTTTCTACTCCTCGGGGAAAACCATGCCAACCATGGAAGCAGCAGTGCTACGCACACTAGTCACAATCCTCACTCAAGATCCTGGCAATGAGCCAGAGATCCTCAAATATATGAATGTTGCACTTGCCCGAACAGCTGAGCTTGGAGCTGATTGCTTCTTTGGAAAAGGGGAGGTTGGAAGACGGGAACAGAATTGGTTTGCAGTGAGTTCATGGAATTTTGGTACCAAAATTGGAAAGGAGAAAAATTATGAACTCTGTGCAAAATTCTTCAGATTAGCATCAGAATTTTATGGTGTTACAGTTGATGGGGGAGCTGAGGGAAACAGTGTCATGGCGTGCAAATCATTGATATTGGCTGTATCTGCCATGATTGCCTCTGAGAAGCAAAGAGACGCTGTGCTGCTAGACAGTGAAGTGAAACAAGCCATTGAATTGCTAGACAAAGCTGGAAAG ATGCTAAAAATAATCTCAACTGGGGGCCGAGTTGCTGAGGATCAAATCACAACTATTGGACCTGATATGTTCTTCATGTACACCTTCAACATGTACGATCTATGTGGAAGGCTCAATGATTTAGTGCCCCAGCAGCTCCTCCTTGTGAAGAGCTTTGCAGCAGCAAAGAACCCCAATCCCAAGCACTTACTCCAGATTGGCCTTGCTGCATCAGAGGGACCACGTTCCAACCCTGAAGTAGCCATCTTTGCCTTAAATGCTTGCCTCTCAGCCTTTCTTTCTTCCTCTTCACCGGACTATGAAAATGTGGCTCTCATTTTCAGAAAGTTGATTGCAGTAGCTGCTGTTCACAAGGGTGATACAGATGACGATGTGGTGTATGGAATGTACAAACAGGCATATAAAATAATGGTGGGATTAAGGGAATGGGAGTATCCCAATCAAGAAGGTAAGTGGCTTGTCATGACAGCATGGAATCGGGCAGCGCTCCCCGTGCGGCTGGGGCAGACGGATGTAGCAAAGAAATGGATGAATATTGGGTTGGAACTTGCTGGAAAAGTCCCAGGAATGGAAACTTATAGGGCATGCATGCAGGATTTTATTACTTCCTGGGAGAAGGACCGTGGGAATTGCGAGGACAAAAGCACATCTTAG